In one Shinella zoogloeoides genomic region, the following are encoded:
- a CDS encoding GNAT family N-acetyltransferase: MATVLDSVRAFFAHAAFTIDQENTGDVVARERLLDRVMGEARFRKSSEKLRRNRLPAEGLALVARDADGHVIGTVRLWNVEAGVDSDGNAVPALLLGPLAVDCQHEGKGIGGALMRAAITEARDRGHGAVLLVGDPEYYERFGFFTEPAQHLVMPGPFERRRFLALELKHGWLDGAAGLLVASGRRLAGELRKAA; the protein is encoded by the coding sequence ATGGCCACTGTTCTTGATTCTGTCCGCGCGTTCTTCGCGCATGCCGCCTTCACCATTGACCAGGAAAACACCGGCGACGTCGTCGCGCGCGAGCGGCTGCTCGACCGCGTCATGGGCGAGGCGCGCTTCCGCAAATCCTCCGAAAAGCTGCGCCGCAACCGGCTTCCCGCTGAGGGCCTGGCGCTCGTCGCCCGCGATGCCGACGGGCATGTCATCGGCACCGTGCGCCTCTGGAATGTCGAGGCTGGCGTCGATTCGGACGGCAATGCCGTGCCGGCCCTGCTGCTCGGCCCGCTCGCCGTCGATTGCCAGCACGAGGGCAAGGGCATCGGCGGCGCGCTGATGCGCGCGGCGATCACCGAGGCGCGGGATCGCGGCCACGGCGCGGTGCTGCTCGTCGGCGATCCCGAATATTACGAGCGCTTCGGCTTCTTCACGGAGCCGGCGCAGCACCTCGTCATGCCCGGTCCCTTCGAGCGCCGCCGCTTCCTGGCGCTCGAGCTGAAGCACGGCTGGCTCGACGGCGCGGCGGGCCTGCTCGTCGCAAGCGGCCGCCGGCTGGCAGGCGAATTGCGCAAGGCGGCCTGA
- a CDS encoding 2-dehydro-3-deoxy-phosphogluconate aldolase, translating into MREKNAKLLSVLRLQPVVPVLVIDDVKTAVPLARALVAGGLKAIEITLRTTAALEAIRAVANEVEGAVAGAGTILNAAQFEAAVEAGSQFIVSPGTTQELIDAAADSDIPLLPGAATASEVMGLREEGYEVLKFFPAEQAGGAAYLKSLSSPLAGTLFCPTGGISLANARDYLSLPNVVCVGGSWVAPKDLVAKGDWAGIEKLAAEAAALKG; encoded by the coding sequence ATGCGCGAGAAAAACGCCAAGCTCCTTTCCGTCCTGAGGCTGCAGCCGGTGGTGCCGGTGCTCGTCATCGACGACGTCAAGACCGCTGTTCCGCTGGCGCGCGCGCTGGTCGCGGGCGGCCTGAAAGCCATCGAGATCACGTTGCGCACGACCGCCGCGCTGGAGGCGATCCGCGCCGTCGCCAACGAGGTCGAAGGCGCCGTCGCCGGTGCCGGCACGATCCTCAACGCCGCGCAGTTCGAAGCGGCGGTCGAGGCCGGCTCGCAGTTCATCGTCAGCCCCGGCACAACGCAGGAGCTGATCGACGCGGCCGCCGATTCCGACATCCCGCTTCTGCCGGGCGCTGCCACCGCCAGCGAGGTCATGGGCCTTCGCGAGGAGGGCTACGAGGTGCTGAAGTTCTTCCCGGCCGAGCAGGCGGGCGGTGCGGCCTACCTCAAGTCGCTGTCCTCGCCGCTCGCCGGCACGCTGTTCTGCCCGACGGGCGGCATTTCGCTGGCGAATGCCCGCGACTACCTCTCGCTGCCCAATGTCGTGTGCGTCGGCGGCTCCTGGGTCGCGCCGAAGGACCTCGTCGCCAAGGGCGACTGGGCGGGCATCGAGAAGCTCGCCGCGGAAGCCGCTGCCCTGAAGGGCTGA
- a CDS encoding LysR family transcriptional regulator, which produces MDTLTRIRAFIDVVDAEGFSAASRKTGRSKALLSKYVRELEDELGTLLLNRTTRQFSMTESGHTYYRTASDILKEIDNLADLVREKNTDLRGKLKVSAPRTFVDADIGQSLIDFGREHPELSLEIVSDDRFVDLVEEGFDVAIRITRLEDSALIARKLGDFFLKICVTEEFLERAGPINHPSDLARLPCIIDTNGKSHSNWRFIDEKGAGFSVPVGGHIEVNSPTAAVRAAASGLGVAQVPAFIARSCLASGRVVSILEDYLPTDRGIYAIYPHRRYLPAKVRTFVDFLHGWFRRNPGIEA; this is translated from the coding sequence ATGGATACATTGACCCGAATCCGGGCCTTCATCGACGTCGTCGATGCCGAGGGCTTTTCCGCCGCATCGCGCAAGACCGGCCGGTCCAAGGCGCTTCTGTCCAAATATGTGCGCGAGCTGGAGGACGAACTGGGCACGCTGCTGCTCAACCGCACGACCCGCCAGTTCTCGATGACTGAATCCGGCCACACCTATTATCGCACCGCCTCCGACATCCTGAAGGAGATCGACAATCTCGCCGATCTGGTGCGCGAGAAGAACACGGACTTGCGCGGCAAGCTGAAGGTCTCCGCCCCGCGCACCTTCGTGGACGCTGATATCGGCCAGTCGCTCATCGATTTCGGCCGGGAGCACCCGGAGCTCTCGCTGGAGATCGTCTCGGACGACCGGTTCGTCGACCTGGTTGAAGAGGGCTTCGACGTCGCCATCCGCATCACGCGGCTGGAGGATTCCGCCCTCATCGCCCGCAAGCTCGGCGATTTCTTCCTGAAGATCTGCGTGACCGAGGAATTCCTCGAACGCGCCGGCCCGATCAACCATCCGAGCGATCTGGCGCGCCTGCCCTGCATCATAGACACCAACGGCAAGTCGCACAGCAACTGGCGCTTCATCGACGAGAAAGGGGCCGGTTTCAGCGTGCCGGTCGGCGGCCATATCGAGGTCAACAGCCCGACGGCGGCGGTGCGCGCGGCGGCGAGCGGCCTCGGCGTCGCCCAGGTGCCGGCCTTCATCGCCCGCTCCTGCCTCGCGTCGGGCCGGGTCGTCTCCATCCTCGAAGACTACCTTCCGACCGACCGCGGCATCTACGCGATCTATCCCCACCGGCGTTATCTTCCGGCGAAGGTGCGCACCTTCGTCGATTTCCTGCACGGCTGGTTCCGCCGCAATCCCGGCATCGAGGCGTGA
- the trhO gene encoding oxygen-dependent tRNA uridine(34) hydroxylase TrhO → MTNAISSPAQETGFLVAALYHFASVPRFAELRAPLQGLCEDNGVRGTLLLAHEGINGTIAGPHAGIRTVLAYLRAQPEFAGLEHKESHAADMPFLRMKVRLKKEIVTMGVEDIDPTRSVGTYVAPEDWNALICDPDTILIDTRNDYETAIGMFRGAVDPNTKTFREFPDWVRQNTGLHNKPKIAMYCTGGIRCEKATAFMKAEGFDEVYHLKGGILKYLEEVPAEESLWEGACFVFDERVSVLHGLEEGEHKLCRACRHPLTAEDTTSPLYEAGVSCPHCHAARSEEDRLRFRQRQKQMDLARKRGERHLGK, encoded by the coding sequence ATGACAAACGCGATCTCCTCCCCCGCACAGGAAACCGGCTTCCTCGTCGCCGCTCTCTATCATTTCGCCTCCGTCCCGCGCTTTGCGGAACTGCGCGCGCCCCTGCAGGGGCTCTGCGAGGACAATGGCGTGCGCGGCACGCTGCTGCTCGCCCATGAGGGCATCAACGGCACGATCGCCGGGCCGCATGCCGGCATCCGCACGGTGCTTGCCTATCTGCGCGCCCAGCCGGAATTCGCCGGGCTGGAGCACAAGGAAAGCCACGCGGCGGATATGCCCTTCCTGCGCATGAAGGTGCGGCTCAAGAAGGAGATCGTGACGATGGGCGTCGAGGACATCGACCCCACGCGCTCCGTCGGCACCTATGTGGCGCCCGAGGACTGGAACGCGCTGATCTGCGATCCAGATACGATCCTCATCGACACGCGCAACGACTACGAGACGGCGATCGGCATGTTCAGGGGTGCGGTCGACCCGAACACCAAGACCTTCCGGGAGTTCCCCGACTGGGTGCGGCAGAACACCGGCCTGCACAACAAGCCGAAGATCGCCATGTACTGCACCGGCGGCATCCGCTGCGAGAAGGCGACGGCCTTCATGAAGGCCGAGGGCTTCGACGAGGTCTACCACCTCAAGGGCGGCATTCTGAAATATCTCGAGGAGGTGCCGGCCGAGGAGAGCCTTTGGGAGGGCGCCTGCTTCGTCTTCGACGAACGCGTCTCCGTGCTGCACGGGCTGGAGGAAGGCGAGCACAAGCTCTGCCGCGCCTGCCGCCATCCACTGACGGCCGAGGACACGACCTCGCCGCTCTACGAGGCCGGCGTCTCCTGCCCGCATTGCCATGCGGCGCGCAGCGAGGAGGATCGGCTGCGCTTCCGCCAGCGGCAGAAGCAGATGGACCTTGCCAGGAAGCGCGGCGAGCGCCACCTCGGCAAGTAG
- a CDS encoding DUF1007 family protein, which yields MRFLPLLVAGTALLAPAAAFAHPHIFAEARLEVVANANGTVGELRNVWRFDEMFSASVVMDFDKNSNAVLDPDELAEVGRTVLESLEEFSYYTTITEDGKTVKVAKPDAINVDYKDGQLLMLFTVKPGEVMPLKGKLTFGVYDPTMYAAMDFATDDDLVTVGDNFGSCKRAVVRPDPDEVLAQNQDSLTDAFFNDPAGTDMSKLFATRLELTC from the coding sequence ATGCGATTCCTCCCCCTTCTCGTCGCCGGCACGGCCCTCCTTGCCCCGGCCGCGGCCTTCGCCCATCCGCATATCTTTGCGGAAGCACGGCTCGAAGTGGTGGCGAATGCGAACGGCACGGTCGGCGAGCTGCGCAATGTCTGGCGTTTCGACGAGATGTTCTCCGCCAGCGTCGTCATGGACTTCGACAAGAACAGCAATGCCGTGCTGGATCCGGACGAGCTTGCCGAGGTCGGCAGGACCGTGCTCGAATCGCTGGAGGAGTTCAGCTACTACACGACGATCACCGAGGACGGGAAAACCGTGAAGGTGGCCAAGCCCGATGCGATCAATGTCGACTACAAGGACGGCCAGCTCCTGATGCTCTTCACCGTGAAGCCCGGCGAGGTCATGCCGCTCAAGGGCAAGCTCACCTTCGGCGTCTACGACCCGACCATGTACGCGGCCATGGATTTCGCCACCGACGACGACCTCGTCACCGTCGGCGACAATTTCGGCTCGTGCAAGCGCGCCGTCGTGCGGCCCGACCCGGACGAGGTGCTGGCGCAGAACCAGGACAGCCTGACGGATGCCTTCTTCAACGATCCGGCGGGCACCGACATGTCGAAACTCTTCGCCACCCGTCTGGAGCTGACATGCTGA
- a CDS encoding glyoxalase superfamily protein, with protein sequence MRPSSTPLPSLDALKDQAKRLRARFCDEGQGISHSRALELIAAQYGFRDWNTLHAAVGNRPPFNPWMLGSRVRGHYLGQPFDAEILGVQALTSQPGHYRMVLHFDEPVDVVTFDSFSAFRQRVNCTVDDTGRTAAKTSNGRPHLELEW encoded by the coding sequence ATGCGTCCGTCCTCGACGCCACTTCCATCCCTCGATGCCCTGAAAGACCAGGCAAAGCGGCTGCGTGCGCGCTTTTGCGACGAGGGGCAGGGCATTTCCCATTCCCGCGCGCTCGAACTCATCGCCGCGCAATACGGCTTTCGCGACTGGAACACGCTGCATGCGGCGGTCGGCAACCGGCCGCCGTTCAATCCGTGGATGCTCGGCTCGCGCGTGCGCGGCCACTATCTCGGCCAGCCCTTCGATGCCGAGATCCTCGGCGTGCAGGCGCTGACGAGCCAGCCCGGGCACTACCGCATGGTGCTGCATTTCGACGAACCGGTGGACGTGGTGACCTTCGACAGCTTCTCCGCCTTCCGCCAGCGCGTGAACTGCACCGTCGACGATACGGGGCGGACGGCGGCGAAGACTTCGAACGGCCGTCCGCATCTGGAACTGGAATGGTAA
- a CDS encoding GNAT family N-acetyltransferase, with protein MRDLKDWKGCPPPAPVALDGRTVRIEPYDRAKHLQALWDAFGGMEINPLLRYFTQADFTGIEDFDAWSEGAIKSGWVREVIVDKADGKVVGMAHYMRPDPANGVVEIGGIAHGPGMSRSPLSTEAQYLLAKHVFEDLGYRRYEWKCHNGNAASKRTAARLGFTFEGVFRQHMLSKGENRDTAWFSIIDSEWPDIAKAFDAWLAPDNFDAEGRQKRKLEDIRAEISKAGAA; from the coding sequence ATGCGCGATCTCAAGGATTGGAAAGGCTGCCCGCCGCCGGCGCCCGTGGCGCTCGACGGCCGCACCGTGCGCATCGAGCCCTATGATCGCGCGAAACATCTTCAGGCGCTGTGGGATGCCTTCGGCGGCATGGAGATCAATCCGCTGCTGCGCTACTTCACGCAGGCCGACTTTACCGGCATCGAGGATTTCGATGCCTGGTCCGAAGGGGCGATCAAGTCGGGCTGGGTGCGAGAGGTCATCGTCGACAAGGCGGACGGCAAGGTCGTCGGCATGGCGCATTACATGCGGCCGGACCCCGCGAACGGCGTCGTCGAGATCGGCGGCATCGCCCATGGTCCCGGCATGTCGCGCTCGCCGCTCTCCACCGAGGCGCAGTATCTTCTGGCAAAGCATGTCTTCGAGGACCTCGGCTACCGCCGCTACGAGTGGAAGTGCCACAACGGCAACGCGGCCAGCAAGCGCACCGCCGCCCGTCTCGGCTTCACCTTCGAGGGCGTCTTCCGCCAGCACATGCTCTCCAAGGGCGAGAACCGCGATACCGCCTGGTTCTCGATCATCGACAGCGAATGGCCCGATATCGCCAAGGCCTTCGATGCCTGGCTGGCGCCCGACAATTTCGATGCCGAGGGACGGCAGAAGCGCAAGCTCGAAGACATCCGCGCCGAAATCTCCAAGGCGGGCGCGGCATGA
- a CDS encoding nickel/cobalt transporter: MIALAFIATASLAHAQSPLGIGSAEPGFNTSGTFGGLFAWINAQQQGFYRMMTGALKDMRENPWAASTLVGLSFAYGVFHAAGPGHGKAVISSYMLANELELKRGVLLSFLSSILQGVVAILLVGAAYLFLRGTTVSMTDATRALEIGSYALIALFGAWLLFKKLRPGERRTSTLGAQAVAAHDHHHDHAHHHHAGEVCSTCGHAHAPDPSLLKGDRFALREAWSAIVAVGLRPCSGALIVLSFALLNGLYLGGMLAVLAMSIGTAITVSILATLAVTAKGAAVRFAGNGSAAVKVGTAIEIGGAALVMILGLLLLGAALQA; the protein is encoded by the coding sequence ATCATCGCCCTTGCCTTCATCGCCACGGCAAGCCTCGCCCACGCCCAGTCGCCGCTCGGCATCGGCTCGGCGGAGCCGGGATTCAACACGTCGGGCACGTTCGGCGGGCTCTTCGCCTGGATCAACGCGCAGCAGCAGGGTTTCTACCGGATGATGACCGGCGCGCTGAAGGACATGCGCGAGAACCCCTGGGCCGCCTCCACGCTCGTCGGCCTCTCCTTCGCCTACGGCGTCTTCCACGCCGCCGGCCCCGGCCACGGCAAGGCCGTCATCTCCTCCTACATGCTGGCCAACGAGCTGGAGCTGAAGCGCGGCGTGCTGCTCTCCTTCCTGTCCTCGATCCTGCAGGGCGTGGTCGCCATCCTGCTGGTCGGCGCAGCCTACCTGTTCCTGCGCGGCACCACCGTCTCGATGACCGACGCCACCCGCGCGCTGGAAATCGGCAGCTATGCGCTGATCGCCCTCTTCGGGGCATGGCTGCTCTTCAAGAAGCTGCGGCCGGGAGAACGGCGCACTTCCACGCTCGGCGCGCAGGCCGTCGCAGCACATGATCATCATCACGACCACGCCCACCACCATCATGCCGGCGAGGTCTGCTCGACCTGCGGCCACGCCCATGCGCCGGACCCGTCGCTTTTGAAGGGCGATCGTTTCGCGCTGCGCGAGGCTTGGTCGGCCATCGTCGCCGTGGGGCTGCGCCCCTGCTCGGGCGCGCTCATCGTGCTGAGTTTCGCGCTGCTGAACGGCCTCTACCTCGGCGGCATGCTCGCCGTGCTCGCCATGTCGATCGGCACGGCCATCACCGTCTCGATCCTCGCCACGCTCGCCGTCACCGCCAAGGGCGCGGCCGTGCGCTTTGCCGGCAACGGTTCGGCAGCCGTGAAGGTCGGCACCGCCATCGAGATCGGCGGCGCGGCGCTGGTGATGATCCTTGGATTATTACTTCTTGGAGCGGCGCTGCAGGCCTAG
- a CDS encoding bifunctional diguanylate cyclase/phosphodiesterase, producing the protein MLRLAHHLSGMLGARRLLVVLGVLASFAVVVSLATVLVMMALGFLANRANELDEERTRQTVFGALSSMRSSMVTTVRDYAVWDDAVSAIYGTPDMPWLTANIGLATQGGPLFDTVFLVDEKGGTMLAYRNGAPFAADARSYGGTVLTDLYGKVLKAGLEPGEELGAFLRTPDGPAVAAISAVRPVSDAVKAPANALRTLVIIRHLSPARIARIADNFLVSGLLLSEEPPAKGASVAISDPEGQTLGFLSWTPEMPGDKSYAQVRPLVLLALGGVIFFFVLLVLTGAAFTIRLKADENKARLQAITDRLSGLRNRTGLYIALEELTVRAAAQERDVVMLYLDLDGFKDVNDFYGHAVGDRLIRGVSAGLSRLVPANAMLARIGGDEFAIAFSGDPHGPEIGRLIGSLLDFFSEPFSIGERVAVVGASIGIAVSRRGDVGGEELLRRADVAMYRAKHAGRGRAMHYEVLMDDDRDARREMEDALRAAVARGEIDVVFQPIVRAGDRTICGVEALARWYRGGTVPVPPDVFIPLAEATGVIDALGPLVLKRACEAARHWPEIGISINVSPAQFRNPYFPDQALAIIAAAGIEPSRVTLEITEGYFIQNPGRARLVMDRLKAGGVRIALDDFGAGFSSIGYLIRFGFDRMKIDRSLTVAAEQSVKGGAMLQATVALATSFDMPVTAEGVETAEQAAFLHLCGCDQLQGYFFGRPMSEKAMGELIAPQIDVQAAAG; encoded by the coding sequence ATGCTGCGGCTTGCGCACCACCTTTCTGGCATGCTCGGCGCCAGGCGGCTTTTGGTCGTCCTCGGCGTGCTCGCCTCCTTTGCGGTCGTGGTCAGCCTCGCCACCGTACTCGTCATGATGGCGCTCGGCTTCCTGGCGAACCGGGCGAACGAACTGGACGAGGAGCGCACGCGCCAGACCGTCTTCGGCGCGCTGTCCTCCATGCGCAGCTCCATGGTCACCACCGTGCGCGACTATGCGGTCTGGGACGACGCGGTGAGCGCCATCTACGGCACGCCGGACATGCCATGGCTCACCGCCAATATCGGCCTGGCCACCCAGGGCGGCCCGCTGTTCGACACGGTTTTCCTCGTCGACGAGAAGGGTGGCACAATGCTCGCCTATCGAAACGGCGCCCCCTTCGCGGCGGATGCGCGATCCTATGGCGGGACGGTGTTGACGGATCTCTACGGCAAGGTGTTGAAGGCGGGGCTCGAGCCGGGCGAGGAACTCGGCGCGTTCCTGCGCACGCCGGATGGGCCGGCCGTCGCGGCCATCTCGGCGGTGCGTCCGGTTTCCGATGCCGTGAAGGCGCCCGCGAATGCCCTGCGCACGCTGGTCATCATCCGCCATCTGTCGCCCGCCCGCATCGCGCGGATCGCCGACAATTTCCTGGTTTCCGGCCTGCTGCTTTCGGAGGAACCGCCGGCAAAGGGCGCCAGCGTGGCGATCAGCGATCCCGAAGGCCAGACCCTCGGTTTCCTCTCATGGACGCCCGAGATGCCCGGCGACAAGAGCTATGCGCAGGTGCGCCCGCTCGTCCTGCTGGCGCTCGGCGGCGTCATCTTCTTCTTCGTGCTGCTCGTCCTGACCGGCGCCGCCTTCACGATCCGCCTCAAGGCGGATGAGAACAAGGCGCGCCTGCAGGCGATCACCGACCGGTTGAGTGGCCTGCGCAACCGCACCGGCCTTTACATCGCCCTCGAAGAGCTCACCGTGCGCGCGGCGGCGCAGGAGCGCGACGTCGTGATGCTCTATCTCGATCTTGACGGCTTCAAGGACGTCAACGACTTCTACGGCCACGCCGTCGGCGACCGGCTGATCCGCGGGGTTTCGGCGGGCCTTTCCCGGCTCGTGCCCGCCAATGCCATGCTCGCCCGCATCGGCGGCGACGAATTCGCCATCGCCTTCAGCGGCGATCCGCACGGGCCGGAGATCGGCCGGCTCATCGGTTCGCTGCTCGATTTCTTCTCCGAGCCGTTCTCGATCGGCGAGCGCGTCGCCGTCGTCGGCGCCAGCATCGGCATCGCGGTCTCGCGCCGCGGCGATGTCGGCGGCGAGGAGCTGCTGCGCCGCGCCGATGTTGCCATGTACCGGGCAAAACATGCCGGCCGCGGGCGCGCCATGCACTATGAGGTGCTGATGGACGACGACCGCGATGCGCGGCGCGAGATGGAGGATGCGCTGCGGGCGGCTGTCGCGCGCGGCGAGATCGACGTCGTGTTCCAGCCGATCGTCAGGGCGGGCGACCGAACCATCTGCGGCGTCGAGGCGCTGGCCCGCTGGTATCGCGGCGGAACGGTGCCAGTGCCGCCGGATGTCTTCATTCCGCTGGCGGAGGCGACCGGCGTCATCGATGCGCTCGGCCCGCTGGTGCTGAAGCGCGCCTGCGAGGCGGCGCGCCATTGGCCGGAGATCGGTATTTCCATCAACGTCTCGCCGGCGCAGTTCCGCAATCCCTATTTCCCCGACCAGGCGCTCGCCATCATCGCCGCTGCCGGCATCGAGCCATCGCGCGTCACGCTGGAAATCACCGAGGGCTACTTCATCCAGAATCCCGGTCGCGCGCGGCTGGTGATGGACCGGCTGAAAGCGGGCGGCGTGCGCATCGCGCTCGACGATTTCGGCGCGGGCTTTTCCAGCATCGGCTATCTCATCCGCTTTGGTTTCGACCGCATGAAGATCGACCGGTCGCTGACCGTGGCGGCGGAGCAGTCTGTCAAGGGCGGCGCGATGCTGCAGGCGACGGTGGCGCTTGCCACCTCCTTCGACATGCCGGTGACGGCGGAGGGCGTGGAGACCGCCGAGCAGGCCGCCTTCCTGCATCTGTGCGGCTGCGACCAGTTGCAGGGCTACTTCTTCGGCCGGCCGATGAGCGAGAAGGCGATGGGCGAACTCATCGCCCCGCAGATCGATGTGCAGGCCGCGGCGGGCTAG
- a CDS encoding CYTH domain-containing protein produces MAKEIERKFLVSGQRWRIFADEGIAIRQAYVVAQDDRSLRVRLYGDGRARITLKVGHTALVRDEYEFDIDRDEAEDMLRHAIGNVIEKVRYRVPHEGHVWEVDVYDGTHRGLVIAEVELSSIHDEPEMPNWVGREVTGESQYSNQSMALGTSNGASLQRLA; encoded by the coding sequence ATGGCAAAAGAGATCGAGCGGAAGTTCCTGGTGTCGGGCCAGCGGTGGCGTATCTTCGCGGATGAAGGCATAGCCATACGGCAGGCCTATGTCGTGGCGCAGGACGACCGGTCGCTCAGGGTTCGCCTCTATGGCGACGGGCGCGCGCGCATCACCCTCAAAGTCGGCCATACCGCCCTCGTGCGCGACGAATACGAATTCGACATCGACCGGGATGAGGCCGAGGACATGCTGCGCCATGCCATCGGCAACGTGATCGAGAAGGTGCGCTACCGGGTGCCGCACGAGGGCCATGTCTGGGAGGTCGACGTCTATGACGGCACCCATCGCGGCCTCGTCATCGCCGAGGTCGAGCTGTCCTCGATCCATGACGAACCGGAAATGCCGAACTGGGTGGGCCGGGAAGTCACCGGCGAGAGCCAGTATTCCAACCAGTCGATGGCGCTCGGCACCAGCAACGGGGCGAGCCTGCAACGCCTCGCCTGA
- the odc2 gene encoding ornithine/lysine decarboxylase encodes MATARIIDFLNTRRPDGPCLVVDLDVVRDNFKAFRHALPDSAIYYAVKANPAPEVLRLLASMGSNFDCASVAEIEMALDAGATASRISFGNTIKKERDVAKAHALGVSLFAVDSHEEVEKIARAAPGARVFCRVLTDGEGAEWPLSRKFGCVPQMAVDVLVYAHQLGLASYGVSFHVGSQMTKLDAWDSALADAKRVFVQLAKQGIELKMVNMGGGFPTKYLRDVPSAEAYGKAIFGALKKHFGNQIPETIIEPGRGMVGNAGVIKAEVVLVSKKSDNDNHRWVFLDIGKFGGLAETMDEAIRYPIRTVRDADEMEPCVLAGPTCDSADVLYEKNMYPLPVTLTIGDEVLIEGTGAYTTTYSAVAFNGFEPLKAYVI; translated from the coding sequence ATGGCAACTGCACGTATTATCGACTTCCTGAACACCCGACGTCCCGACGGCCCGTGCCTCGTGGTCGACCTCGATGTCGTGCGCGACAACTTCAAGGCATTCCGCCATGCGCTGCCGGACAGCGCGATCTACTATGCCGTCAAGGCCAACCCGGCGCCGGAAGTCCTTCGCCTGCTCGCCTCCATGGGCTCCAACTTCGATTGCGCGTCCGTCGCCGAAATCGAGATGGCGCTCGATGCCGGCGCGACCGCTTCTCGCATCTCCTTCGGCAACACGATCAAGAAGGAGCGCGATGTCGCGAAAGCCCATGCGCTCGGCGTCTCGCTCTTCGCCGTCGACAGCCATGAGGAAGTCGAGAAGATCGCCCGCGCCGCGCCCGGCGCCCGCGTGTTCTGCCGCGTCCTGACGGATGGCGAGGGCGCCGAGTGGCCGCTGTCGCGCAAGTTCGGCTGCGTGCCGCAGATGGCCGTCGACGTGCTCGTCTACGCCCACCAGCTCGGCCTTGCCTCCTATGGCGTGTCCTTTCATGTCGGCTCGCAGATGACGAAGCTCGACGCCTGGGATTCGGCCCTTGCCGATGCCAAGCGCGTCTTCGTGCAGCTTGCCAAGCAGGGCATCGAGCTGAAAATGGTCAACATGGGCGGCGGCTTCCCGACGAAGTACCTACGCGACGTGCCCTCGGCAGAAGCCTATGGCAAGGCGATCTTCGGCGCGCTGAAGAAGCACTTCGGCAACCAGATCCCGGAAACCATCATCGAGCCGGGCCGCGGCATGGTCGGCAATGCGGGGGTTATCAAGGCGGAGGTCGTGCTCGTCTCGAAGAAGTCGGACAACGACAACCACCGCTGGGTCTTCCTCGACATCGGCAAGTTCGGCGGTCTCGCCGAAACGATGGACGAGGCGATCCGCTACCCGATCCGCACCGTGCGCGATGCGGACGAGATGGAGCCCTGCGTGCTTGCCGGCCCGACCTGCGATTCGGCCGACGTGCTCTACGAGAAGAACATGTACCCGCTGCCGGTCACGCTGACGATCGGCGACGAGGTGCTGATCGAGGGCACCGGCGCCTATACGACGACCTATTCGGCCGTCGCCTTCAACGGCTTCGAGCCGCTCAAGGCCTACGTCATCTAA
- a CDS encoding tellurite resistance TerB family protein: MFDPKKLLDQFLGSQVPGAGGSVRDRAGQVTQLAKDNPLATIAIAGVLLGTDGGRKVAGSALKLGSLAAIAGLGYQAYKNYKAGQSPAETAGGGTPELLPPPTDSGFHPEAVSTDFALILVRSMIAASRADGHIDEAERARIMDKLKVSGLGADAAQFLEDELANPVDLDAIIAAASTEEQRVELYTASRLAIEPKSRAERGYLDLLAGRLGLADGLVDHIEATVSAAKV; this comes from the coding sequence ATGTTCGACCCCAAGAAGTTGCTTGACCAGTTCCTCGGTTCGCAGGTGCCCGGCGCCGGTGGATCCGTGCGCGACCGCGCCGGCCAGGTCACCCAGCTCGCCAAGGACAATCCGCTTGCCACCATCGCCATTGCCGGCGTGCTGCTCGGCACGGACGGCGGCCGCAAGGTCGCAGGCTCGGCGCTGAAGCTCGGCAGCCTCGCCGCCATCGCCGGCCTCGGCTACCAGGCCTACAAGAACTACAAGGCCGGCCAGAGCCCGGCCGAGACCGCCGGGGGCGGCACGCCCGAGCTCCTGCCGCCGCCCACCGATTCCGGCTTCCACCCGGAGGCGGTCAGCACCGACTTCGCCCTCATCCTCGTGCGCTCCATGATCGCCGCCTCGCGCGCCGACGGCCATATCGACGAGGCGGAGCGCGCCCGCATCATGGACAAGCTGAAGGTCTCGGGCCTTGGCGCCGATGCCGCGCAGTTCCTCGAGGACGAGCTTGCCAATCCGGTCGATCTCGACGCGATCATCGCGGCGGCTTCGACGGAGGAGCAGCGCGTCGAGCTCTACACCGCCTCGCGCCTTGCCATCGAGCCGAAGTCGCGTGCCGAACGGGGCTATCTCGACCTGCTCGCCGGCCGCCTCGGCCTTGCCGATGGGCTGGTCGACCATATCGAGGCCACGGTTTCCGCCGCCAAGGTGTGA